The Anabas testudineus chromosome 15, fAnaTes1.2, whole genome shotgun sequence DNA segment ATGGTAGGTGTCCATAGCTATCAAAACCTTCAAACTAGACagaacatataaataaaaaggaatgaTATCTTAAGGCTCTTGATTATTAAgttaataaatcaaatatacaCAACgattaataaaaaagaaaatgtacatatcTACATATTCTAAATCAACACATAAATTCTTCATATTGGCAGCAACTGCTGACATTGAACCCccttccctccccctccctcccaaaaataaaaataaataataaagttgatcttatttttttttcctcatctgaCAGTTGCTGAAGTCCAAAGCTGAAAAGGCACTTTTCTCCTAGAAAGAATTCAAACACATACTAAAAATAATTAGCTCTAGTGTTGAACACGTCGGGTAATTTTCGTCATTGTACAACTATTACACCAGGAGCCCCTTCCATGTGTCcgctaaattaaaaaataaaaaacaaacacaacagggaAATGAAATGCATAAGTTCTATAGTGAAATGTATACCAGTGCCTTGTGTTTCCAGCCAACCAAAGCAACTGTCACTGCCAGTGTAAGCCAGCTTGTCAAAACTTAAATTAACACGGGGAATATCTGAAAATACTGTGGGGTCACGACTGACACGACAGTTTACCAACTAGACATGCCAAAGCTCCCCTGTTCCACCCACCACCGGGGTGTGAAGGCGTAAGGCTTGGTTGCACAGCAACACAGCTGTCTGCTATACAATGTAGTCCATCCTGTTTATGCTGTTTGCTGTCTCCAAGTCTCTGTTGTCCTGTTTATTAGTCCAATTAGGGTGTTTGGATGTGGAGTTGGGATTGGACATGGGCGTCTTCTCATCCCTTTCCACCAGTGTGTATGCTGGCTGTTTGGCAAAGCGGCCCTTCTGTAAGTGCCTCTCCTTGTCATCCTCATCCCCCTCGGGATGATTTGTCCTTATTTTGGCAATGATGGAGTTCTTGTTTTCATAGTCTTTAATGGCCACTGTGAGGCCCACGTGCTTCTCTATAGGGTTCTTGATCTGGTTAAGCTGCTCCCGCACGTTGTTGGTCGTGTTGTCCTCGGAGCCGGCAGCCAGTGTCCCATTGTGGTTGCTCTGTTTCCTCCGGCGGCGCATGCACCACAGCAAAATGGAGACCAGCATGAGGACCCAGATGACTATGAAGATGGAGCTGAGAAGGGGCACTAGATAATCTGTTGGAAGGACAGAAGGCAACCATGGATCAAAGAGATgccacaaatgtaaaataattaattcccAGTTAAACAATACACAATAGGTCTGATTATTTGACTATGTCAAGCTGAAATCATTAGCATGCTTTTGCCAGTGCAACCTGACCTCTAAGCCCTGAATGAGGGGGGGCTGCTTCTATTTGGCCATGGCGGCAGTCTGCTGTCACCGTGTTGATGAATGGTGGACACATGCGGGAGTCCTATTATGAGTGCAGCCAGTCACTATATGAGCCAATCTGAAGCCATGTAGCCAAGAAGCTCTGCTCTTTCCATTGAAATCCTGGCTAGATTCTTTTTCAGCTCCATTACAACTGCCATGAGATGGCAGACCAGGGCGGCCCAAGTTGTGTGGGAGGGCTAGGAATTATTTTTCATGCatgcacatttttctttggtgcTAAAAATTGCTGTCATATTCATGGCTTGGCTCTTTCTCAACTgatcattttagaaaaaacagacaaaacaaaaaccccTCCCACCCATTTCTACACATGCAAGTGTGTGCAAGTTTGGAAAACATTATAGGCAACAATTGGAGTTTGGAGGCAGTTCATACCAGTTTTGCTGGAGCTTGGCACACGCACTTCCACAATGGCGGAGATGATGGTGTTGTTCCCATTGCGTTTGCTAACCAGGTCAATTATCCTGTCTGTGATCTCTTTAATGGGGCTCCGGTCCAAGCGATGGTCCTCAGTAGACTAGAAGTGCCAAGAGGAAAGTGAGGTTTAAGTTTTTTAGGCGTTTAGTTTGTATCTTGTCTGCCACTGACCACATTTTCTTGTTGTTAAATGATGACACAAAACAATCAAACCTAAATCCGCCACGCATACCATTAGAGCATGCCTTGCACATGGCAGACAACTCATCAAGCGTTTTATTTTTTGAGTCCGCATTAATagaggcagagaaacacatGGCAGACAGAGTGGGAGGAGGTGCTTACAATGCAGACGTGGATCTCGTTGCTGGCTGAGAATGAGGGGTCGCAGGTTATTGACACAGAATGCTCCAAGGAGAAATTCTTTACTATGTACAAGTGCCTCAGCTGCTTACACACTTCCTCCACAGTCAAGCCCtggacagaaagaagaaatgaagcaAATGTCAATGCACATTGAAAAATTAGAGGGgggaaaacaagaagaaaaaggacCAGCTAAGCCTGTATTTTGGCAGCATGTTCAATATGCTATCTGGTTGGGATCCACCTCATTTAGATTAAAGACCACAGGCTCATATGCTTGTCACTATCTGCTGTCATGCTTGTTAGGCAACTGGCGAGTGATGATCCTGTGTGGTGACAGAGTCGCCAGTGGTCCCCATGTAGCTGAAATCCATATAATCCTAAAATTAATCTTGTTGTGTGGTTGGGTTAAGAGAGGATTGGTATGAGTTGCAAAGTCATGAATGCGTGATTCTCAGGAACCCCAAAAATTGGATGCAGACAaccaaacaggaaaagaaggGAGGCATAGTTGAGCTGGTGAGCACTTCTGAAAACCTGATCTTTCTCAGTGAGCTCCCCCCATTTATTAAGAGTGGTGATGGAGGGGAGGCATGAAAAACAACCTCGGACCTCTTTAATTCAATCTCTCCCTCACTGGTGCCTAGGTAACTTACTGGAGGCAGGATCTCCTTGTTGAAGGTGAAGGTGATGTTGGCGCAGCTGTTGTCCTGGTAACTGGAGCTGGGGTGGCATTTGGTCGAAGGCGGGGGAGGGTTGGAGCGCCAGCACTCTCCTGAGTCAGGGCAGGGTTTCACAAAACAGTGGCCCTCCCTGATGGGAATGCAGCTCTGACCTGAAGAACATCCTCCCCGACCTTTAGCTCCCAGTTTGCATGATGTAGGGCCACACCACATCTGGAGATACAAACAGAATAGATGTTGACTTCATGATCATgacttttacattaaattaaatattaacaggACTAGGGTCTGTGCTAATCAGTGATACTAGTTTTTCCCCACTCAAGGGTATTAGTAGCTCAGTAAAGATTAATTTCTTTCCACTGCAAGTCAGGAGATACCTTTCTGCAATTGAATCTAAATACAGATTAGCAAAAAAATGGCAACATCCACATAATTGTGTTCCAATATAACATGGTGGCCAATGGCTTACAGCCCTAGATCACTTCACCTCATCATGCAATTTCTTCCTGGGGGAGTCGTATCAGTGAGGTACCATTGTTCACTGGTGTGTAGGCGAGCATGATAATTACAGCAATACTTCAGGCCTCAACTCTGTATCACCCAATCGTTATGCAGTGTGAATCGGGAGATTGTGAGCTGGCATCTGACACCTATGTCAGACAGTGccattgtgtttcttttcaaaacaaatgGCATCATCTCTGCATTGAATTTAACACTCCCAAGCCAAACTCCACCCTATAACACAGATTGTTGTCGTGGCCTGGCACGGCCCTACGTGAGATCTCTGGAGATAGTAGAGTCTGGGACGTAACCACCTACGCAGGTTTCGAGTCAGTGTAGTAACAATGTGTTGCAGTTATTCTGCATTTAGTAAACAATGACTCATGTGCTTCACAACTGAATGGAACAATCAAATACTTTGCATTTgcataatttctttatttaagctAACAGTTAATTTGTTTAAACATACCGTCGTGCACACAACTTTTCCATTGGAACAGTAGCAAGTATTGCACTCCTCATCCCATTTAGTTCCATCAGGGATGACGTGTCCATTAACAGAGCAAGATCTCCTTGTCACTGCGTTAGATAAAACCCCATTGTTAGAAATAGAGAAGAAAccgtttatttgttttgtggatttttcttAAATCTCAAGTCATGTCAGGTCTTATACCTTCTTGACAGTGGGGTCCTGTCCTGTCTGGTGAGCACAAGCATCGATACCCGTTGATCTCATCCACGCAGGTAGAACCAAAGGCACACGGAGAAGACTGGCACTCATTAATATCTGTGGGGGTAAAAATAAGAGGGTAAGAAATGACTCCTTTATGGAATAAAGAGCACAGCTAGGGCACCCAAATATTAGGTTCAGCAGCCAGCATACAAATCTAATTCTTAGGCGAAATTAACAAAGGGTCATGTGTCATTTCCACAGTACATACACGCCAATTAACAGAGGACaagcaaacatgttttaaatcagCCCTGGACTGTTTTTGCCCCATGCAGCATTATTAAAAGCTGCATCATTAGCAGGTATGCAGGAGCTAAGGGCTGGACTTAACTCAGCAGAACAAAGAGTTTGCAATGGGAAAGAATGTGGCCATCTGAAAGCCTTTAAGAGGGAAAACAATCTGTATAATCAGTGTCAGAGAGCATGGCTGATTAACTGTTGGCCTGCTAAGCTGGTTTTCCCCGAGGACAGTGGCAGGGCCCAGTTGAGTGACACCAAAAATGGCTCAGTCTGGACTGCAGCCCAATGCAAAGATAATTGGCTGGCTAGAACATTAATCTGTATTGAGTGCGACTGTCCCGCAACCCTGGCCAGCTCTAACTGACAGCTCCATCTAAAGTCAGGGCAGAGCTGGATAAAGGGTAAATACTCACTGATCCGACAGTCTGGACCCGCAAAGCCTGGGGCACACTCGCAGCGGTACCAGTTATCCCCGTCGACACAGGTTCCGCTGTTGTAGCTGCAGGGAAAAAAGCGGGGGGGTGAGACATCAGTTTGTAGCTCCAAATACCTCCTGACTTGTTTTCTAAAGTAGACACCCAGTTATCTACACTTCTCTGATACCAAACTGTTTTAGGCTAGGAATTTTCTCACCAGTCAAAAATTTCTCAAAGGCAATTAAGgcaatcagtttttttttttttattggacaAGTGTGCATGGGTTTGGGAGTGAGCTCCAGTGGTGTGTGGTTAAATTAGAATCATGCTTGGTGGTTCACAAAACAGGGTTAGCTGATTGAATCTCAGGAATGACAGGGAAGGGTGTATGCTTGGTTCTCAgtggagacacagtgagagagagagagagagagggagagaaagccTGCAGGTGAGAAACTACGATACAGGAGGTGCAGCCTGTTTACATCTGTCTAAATCTTCAGGAAATGTTTGGCTTCCACTTACCAAGGGTGGGGACTGCAGTCGTTGGTAtctgaaagaggaaaaaaaacataaagggagagtgagtgagagagagacagaagtttagtgcagagcagagagcacGTCTGAGCTTGCGTGTGCAGAGGCGTGTTGGGCTGGTTGGGCCTGGACTCCGCACCGCCTGATTCCGTCGCCTTTTTTAACAATAGAGCAATCAACCGAGTCgacgaaaaaagaaaaaaacaacaacacacaaacaacgaaaaaaccccacaaacaaaaaaaataaacactactACTGCCAGTGACAACACCTCCACAACCAGATTCCCACCCGTGTTGTTTCTCCCTCCTTTACACAAGTTGGGGAATTTATGTTTTGGCGTACATGCATACAGAGCAGGAATTCCAGGGAAGCCAGGGAAATGGAGGAGGGCTGTAGAACAAGCTGACATGTCACTGTTTGGACAGGAATGCAATGatgagaggggagggaggaggtgtgtgttggacaaagaggagagggggggagaAACATCTGTCTCCACTTTCCTGAGcccctttctccctcctcctctttctcctctcatgGCCGGCAGCAGCCAgggagaaagtaaaaaaaaaaaaaataaataaagaaataaggtACAGATCAACAGAAGATGAGGGAGTTCGATTTAATCAGCTGCAGGATTTCACCTCTGCACTAGGTAGCAGGAGATTTATCATGATTTAACAGCTCTCCCACTGCTTAAAGATCACTTACTCTGATTGCACGTGGGGCCCTCCCAGCCTTCCTTGCAGACGCAGGTGAATGACTCCCCTGTCACCACACAGGTACCGCCATTCTCACACGGGTTGGGAAGACAACTGGAGTTTTTGGctgaaacacaataataaaacagaaagttaaGTTCCCCCCCAATCATTACAGGATTATGAGTGCAATCATAAACCTTAAGCAGTCACAGTAGACTGCTGTTGGTTAGGCATTTTTCGGTTTCCGTTTTCTCTGAGGGAATCTGCATTCCACGACTTAGAAGTATATTGTCAGTGCAATCGGGGAGTTTAAGCGGATATCTGTCAGCACTCTCAGGGGAGGGAGAAACTGGCGAGGCGGGAGATGGGAAGAGAGGGGGCGCTGACAGAGTGAAGGGATGAAAACTGTTCTGATCTGACACATCTGATTAATCTCTGAGATGATGCAGCTCCCCCACAAAGcaacctctgtctgtgtgtgtgtgtatgtaaatatgaGACGTTAAACAAGCCCCCGTCGTTGCTTTGACTCACCTATGTTGCACGTTGCGCCCTCCCATCCTGGGGAACACTTGCACTGGAATGTGTTGCCCTCGTCATAGCAGGTGCCTCCGTTGTTGCATGTGGCTTCATCGCACTGACTTTCCCCTGGGGGGAGCATTTAAAATCTTAGGATTGCTTAAGCTCACATGTGtctgaataaacacacagtgtgttgaaGATTGGGTaattatatatagatataagaGCATACCACAAGCTTGCACAGACAGACTACATgggtgtggaaaaaaaacaaaaaacaaaaaagagggCTCTTACGGGAGTGGCATGTCTTTCCCTTCCAGCCATTCTTGCATTCGCAGAAGAAATCAGTCACCAGGTCTCGACATGTGCCTCCATTATGACAGGGGTTGGTGCTGCAGTCGTCAATATCTGGGCAAGACATCGGGCCGAGTGAGATTACATGTGGTATATCAAACACGGCatcaaacacagttttcatgttGAAACATATATAGCATTTGTTTTGACATCATGTGACAAGCAGGTCTACTCACTAATCTCACAGTGGACGCCCTCCCAGCCGTCGCCACAGATGCACTGGTACACGCTGACTTTGTCGATGCAGGTGCCTCCGTTGCGGCACGGGTTGCTCTCGCAGTCGTTGATGTCTGAGTTTCAAAGACAAGGTCATTAGAGCAGTCTGATATATTACAACTAGTTGTGTCCTTGTTTGTATCGTGTCACAGATTCTGGTCTTACTCTCATGGCAGTAGGTGCCTCGGAAGCCCTCCTGGCACTCACAGCTGAACTGGCCCCCGGCCTGGCTGCGGCAGCGGCCATGAGGTCCACACACGTTCGACGAAATGTAGCGCTCTCCCCCAGGCGTGCTATTGGACGCCACGGCGACTGtgcagctgtcaatcactgcAGACAGGAGAGGCAGTTAGACAGTTAAACAAATGACGAAACCTGTCTGAACAATGCGGTTTGTGTCTAACAAGTGATAATGAACTATGGgaattttgtttctcattggTATTCAAATGAGAGTTGCGTAATGATCTATAGTCATTAAGCATGACAGCGAGTAAATGTCAGCAAGCGAGTAAGAGATCAAGTTAACACAAGTTACCAAGTGTTTACAGACGCCAGCAACTTGGTTAAACATTTCCATCTGGAACACAGTGACAGTGTGAAAAAAGAAACCGAATGATAGGAGAAACAGCGATAAGCTGTTATGCTTTTATAAGCAATTCAGAGAGATCTTTGTCAATGTGCACTGAAATCCCTTCCTTTCCCCCTGTCTGATCAGGTTAGGAGCTTGGGCTGAATTTCCCCCCCGTAATCACTTAATTCTTGCCAAAAGCAGAGAGAATCTCATCGTCTGGTATCTGACTCCGTGGTTGGTCCACTCACTCAATTACACACACGCAGAAAAACGTGCACATTCATCGGGGGGAAAAAGAAGAGGTAGCCCACCAAGTCATTaccaagaacacacacagtgctaTCAGCCCGGTGCCAGATTTTCAGGGAACTCAGAGGAGGGGAGAATCATTGGAAAAGCTTTGCTGAGGAGATGGAGGGGGGCATTAATCAAGTCAAGAAACACTGCTCACCTTGGCCAAGAATCTAGGTATTAGGTATTACCCTCATGGGAAAAATGTGGCCAATGAGTCCAGGCAAATGTTGAGGACCTGGCCTTGTTTAGCATTTTACCACAGTGTGCTACACAAATAGCTTTTATCTAAAAGGTCCTggcaaaagacaaagaaacaaaaagcttGTGGTTACTGCAGGGACGAGACGAGATGAGACGTACCTTTACATGTGGTGGTGCGACAGTGGTCTTTAAGGTGAGAGCAGTTTTTGCCCTCATAGTCTTCTGGACAAGCACAGTAGTAGTCAGTGGCCAGGTTAAAGCAGGGTGCTCCGTTGTGACAGGGGTTGGGCGAGCAGTAATCGATATCCAGCTAGAGGAGAAAGATATTGAATAGAGGGAGGTGAAACTGATAGCTGACATAGTTACTGCTACACTAAACAGAGCAAAATCCACAGCATCCTCCCTGCAGGCTGTGCcaggaaacaacacacacacacacagcacttgAGGAAGGGGGAAAAACAA contains these protein-coding regions:
- the jag1b gene encoding protein jagged-1b; amino-acid sequence: MILRRGSVVAALLLCFLAKVSEGSGQFELQILSMHKVNGMCCDGTRDAADRKCTRDECETFFKVCLKEYQSRVSAAGPCSFGMGSTPVLGGNTFSFKSSVRNDKSRIVLPFSFAWPRSYTLIVEALDFNNETNDGRLIEKASHSGMINPSLHWQKLTHNGHVAQFEYQIRVSCDEHYYGFGCNKFCRPRDEFFGHYTCDFNGNKTCLEGWSGPDCNTAICRQGCSTEHGSCKEPGGCKCLYGWQGQYCDKCIPHPGCVHGTCVEPWQCLCETNWGGHLCDKDLNYCGTRQPCLNGGTCINTGPDKYQCTCAEGYSGANCERAEHACLSNPCSNGGSCSETSQGYECQCAPGWSGPSCTINVDDCSPNPCSHGGTCQDLVNGYKCHCPSQWTGKTCLIDANECDSKPCVNANSCRNLIGGYFCECVPGWTGQNCDININDCKDQCQNGGTCKDLVNGYRCVCPPGFAGEHCERDIDECASSPCLNGGRCQDEVNGFQCLCLAGFSGNLCQLDIDYCSPNPCHNGAPCFNLATDYYCACPEDYEGKNCSHLKDHCRTTTCKVIDSCTVAVASNSTPGGERYISSNVCGPHGRCRSQAGGQFSCECQEGFRGTYCHENINDCESNPCRNGGTCIDKVSVYQCICGDGWEGVHCEINIDDCSTNPCHNGGTCRDLVTDFFCECKNGWKGKTCHSRESQCDEATCNNGGTCYDEGNTFQCKCSPGWEGATCNIAKNSSCLPNPCENGGTCVVTGESFTCVCKEGWEGPTCNQNTNDCSPHPCYNSGTCVDGDNWYRCECAPGFAGPDCRININECQSSPCAFGSTCVDEINGYRCLCSPDRTGPHCQEVTRRSCSVNGHVIPDGTKWDEECNTCYCSNGKVVCTTMWCGPTSCKLGAKGRGGCSSGQSCIPIREGHCFVKPCPDSGECWRSNPPPPSTKCHPSSSYQDNSCANITFTFNKEILPPGLTVEEVCKQLRHLYIVKNFSLEHSVSITCDPSFSASNEIHVCISTEDHRLDRSPIKEITDRIIDLVSKRNGNNTIISAIVEVRVPSSSKTDYLVPLLSSIFIVIWVLMLVSILLWCMRRRRKQSNHNGTLAAGSEDNTTNNVREQLNQIKNPIEKHVGLTVAIKDYENKNSIIAKIRTNHPEGDEDDKERHLQKGRFAKQPAYTLVERDEKTPMSNPNSTSKHPNWTNKQDNRDLETANSINRMDYIV